The following coding sequences lie in one Timaviella obliquedivisa GSE-PSE-MK23-08B genomic window:
- a CDS encoding GNAT family N-acetyltransferase — MLIRCFSSADIGQIVRLFYTTIHTVNCADFTLEQVTAWAPVIPNEVTWLSRYANRVVFVADDSEAIAGFAELEPNGHMDCFYCHHLYQRRGVGRQLYQRLEQEANSLELARFFVEVSITAQPFFEQLGFQTLHENQITRNNVVLTNFSMEKYLCK; from the coding sequence ATGCTAATTCGTTGCTTTTCTTCTGCTGACATTGGACAAATAGTAAGGTTGTTTTACACGACTATCCACACTGTCAATTGTGCTGACTTCACGCTAGAGCAAGTCACTGCATGGGCACCCGTTATTCCAAATGAAGTGACCTGGTTATCGCGTTACGCGAATCGGGTTGTTTTTGTTGCCGACGATAGCGAGGCAATTGCAGGTTTCGCGGAATTAGAACCGAATGGACATATGGATTGCTTCTACTGCCACCACCTCTATCAACGCCGGGGCGTAGGACGACAGCTTTATCAACGTCTTGAGCAAGAAGCTAATTCCCTTGAGCTAGCGCGATTCTTTGTAGAAGTCAGCATCACTGCTCAGCCATTTTTTGAACAACTGGGGTTTCAAACTTTACATGAAAATCAGATCACCAGAAATAATGTAGTGTTGACCAATTTTTCAATGGAAAAGTACCTTTGTAAGTAG
- the ftsH2 gene encoding ATP-dependent zinc metalloprotease FtsH2, with translation MKLSWRVVLLWTLPVLVIGFFVWQGAFPTASLNMGGASNTASTRMTYGRFLDYLNQGRVTSVDLFEGGRTAIVEATDPELDNRVQRLRVDLPGNAPELVSRLRKDNINFDVHPPRGDGAIWGLIGNLIFPVLLIGGLFFLFRRSSNVPGGPGQAMNFGKSKARFMMEAKTGVMFDDVAGIEEAKEELQEVVTFLKKPERFTAVGAKIPKGVLLIGPPGTGKTLLAKAIAGEAGVPFFSISGSEFVEMFVGVGASRVRDLFKKAKENAPCIIFIDEIDAVGRQRGAGIGGGNDEREQTLNQLLTEMDGFEGNNGIIIIAATNRADVLDSALLRPGRFDRQVMVDPPDIKGRLEVLQVHARNKKLSEEVSLEAIARRTPGFTGADLANLLNEAAILTARRRKEAITMLEVDDSVDRVVAGMEGTPLVDSKTKRLIAYHEIGHAIVGSLIKDHDPVQKVTLIPRGQAQGLTWFTPTEDQGLISRAQIMARISGALGGRAAEQEVFGDAEVTTGASGDLQMVSGMARQMVTRFGMSDLGPLSLESQQGEVFLGRDWMNRSDFSEEIATRVDAQVRSIAEHCYEIACKLVRDNRTAIDRLVDLLIEKETIDGEEFRQILAEYTVVPEKDLYVPQL, from the coding sequence ATGAAACTTTCCTGGAGAGTTGTCCTACTGTGGACGTTACCCGTTTTGGTTATTGGCTTCTTTGTTTGGCAAGGAGCTTTTCCAACCGCCAGCCTTAACATGGGCGGCGCAAGTAACACAGCCAGCACCCGCATGACCTATGGTCGCTTCCTCGACTATTTGAACCAAGGTCGAGTGACCAGCGTTGACCTGTTTGAGGGTGGACGAACCGCGATCGTGGAAGCCACTGACCCTGAACTCGACAACCGCGTTCAACGCCTCCGGGTTGACCTGCCCGGTAATGCGCCTGAGCTAGTCTCCAGGCTGAGAAAAGACAACATTAACTTTGATGTTCACCCACCCCGAGGTGACGGTGCCATCTGGGGATTAATTGGCAACCTCATTTTTCCGGTCTTGTTAATTGGGGGGCTATTCTTCTTGTTCCGTCGCTCTAGTAACGTTCCGGGCGGCCCAGGACAAGCTATGAACTTTGGTAAATCCAAAGCTCGCTTCATGATGGAAGCTAAAACAGGGGTGATGTTTGATGATGTGGCTGGCATTGAAGAAGCTAAGGAAGAGCTTCAAGAGGTCGTCACCTTCCTTAAAAAGCCCGAGCGCTTTACCGCAGTCGGAGCAAAGATTCCTAAGGGCGTATTGCTGATTGGGCCTCCGGGAACGGGTAAAACCTTGCTAGCAAAAGCGATCGCGGGTGAGGCAGGTGTGCCCTTCTTCAGCATCTCTGGTTCAGAATTTGTCGAAATGTTTGTCGGCGTAGGGGCTTCTCGAGTCCGAGATTTATTCAAGAAAGCTAAAGAAAATGCGCCTTGCATCATCTTTATTGATGAAATTGACGCAGTCGGTCGGCAGCGGGGCGCAGGCATTGGTGGCGGCAACGATGAGCGGGAACAAACCCTCAACCAATTGTTGACCGAAATGGATGGGTTTGAAGGCAATAATGGCATCATCATTATTGCAGCAACAAACCGGGCCGACGTATTGGATTCAGCCCTGCTCCGTCCCGGTCGCTTTGACCGTCAGGTCATGGTCGATCCGCCCGATATTAAAGGTCGGTTAGAGGTGCTACAAGTACACGCTCGCAACAAGAAGCTGTCGGAAGAAGTTTCTTTAGAAGCGATCGCTCGACGCACCCCCGGTTTCACGGGCGCAGACTTGGCGAATTTACTCAACGAAGCCGCCATTCTTACTGCTCGTCGTCGCAAAGAAGCCATCACCATGCTAGAGGTTGATGATTCTGTCGATCGCGTTGTTGCAGGAATGGAAGGCACGCCCTTGGTAGACAGCAAGACTAAGCGCCTGATTGCGTACCACGAAATTGGACATGCGATCGTTGGCAGCTTGATTAAAGACCATGACCCTGTACAAAAGGTGACGCTCATTCCTAGAGGGCAAGCCCAAGGCTTAACTTGGTTTACCCCAACCGAAGATCAAGGTCTGATCTCTCGTGCCCAAATCATGGCGCGAATCTCTGGCGCATTAGGCGGTCGGGCAGCCGAGCAAGAAGTCTTCGGCGATGCTGAAGTGACGACGGGCGCAAGCGGCGACCTGCAAATGGTCAGTGGTATGGCACGTCAAATGGTGACCCGGTTTGGGATGTCTGACTTAGGGCCTCTGTCGCTAGAGAGCCAGCAAGGCGAGGTGTTCCTAGGGCGCGACTGGATGAATCGCTCTGACTTCTCTGAGGAAATTGCCACTCGGGTTGATGCCCAAGTCCGCTCTATTGCTGAGCATTGCTATGAAATTGCCTGCAAGCTAGTTCGAGACAATCGAACAGCGATCGATCGCCTGGTTGACCTGCTCATTGAGAAGGAAACGATCGATGGTGAAGAGTTCCGGCAGATTTTAGCAGAGTACACCGTGGTTCCAGAAAAAGACCTGTATGTGCCTCAGCTATAA
- the ndhI gene encoding NAD(P)H-quinone oxidoreductase subunit I, translated as MKFLKQVTDYTKEAVQAAKYIGQGLSVTFDHMQRRPITVQYPYEKLVPSERFRGRIHFEFDKCISCEVCVRVCPINLPVVDWEFNKETKKKKLNHYSIDFGVCIFCGNCVEYCPTNCLSMTEEYELSTYDRHELNYDNVALGRLPVNVMSADPMITPLRELVYLPKGVLDPHDLPANSRRPGKLPAEILEEMENAEAQK; from the coding sequence CTGAAGTTTCTAAAGCAGGTCACTGATTACACCAAAGAAGCAGTTCAAGCTGCAAAGTACATTGGTCAAGGCTTGTCTGTTACCTTCGACCATATGCAGCGCCGCCCCATCACCGTCCAATATCCCTACGAAAAGCTGGTTCCTTCTGAACGCTTCCGAGGACGAATTCACTTTGAGTTTGACAAGTGCATTTCCTGCGAAGTCTGCGTACGCGTCTGCCCAATTAACCTGCCCGTCGTCGATTGGGAGTTCAATAAAGAGACTAAAAAGAAAAAGCTCAATCACTACAGCATTGATTTTGGAGTCTGCATTTTTTGTGGCAACTGCGTTGAGTACTGCCCTACCAACTGCCTCTCCATGACCGAGGAATACGAACTTTCGACCTACGATCGCCACGAACTTAACTACGACAACGTTGCTCTCGGACGGTTGCCTGTTAACGTCATGAGTGCCGACCCAATGATTACGCCTCTGCGCGAACTGGTTTACCTCCCTAAAGGTGTGCTCGATCCTCATGATCTTCCTGCCAACTCTCGTCGTCCGGGCAAGCTGCCTGCCGAGATTCTTGAAGAAATGGAAAACGCCGAGGCTCAAAAGTAA
- a CDS encoding NADH-quinone oxidoreductase subunit J — protein sequence MNLADGVQLVSFIVLTVMMLGGALGVVLLSNIVYSAFLLALVFISMSGLYILLNAAFVAAAQILVYVGAVNVLILFGIMLVNKRQDFTEVPKAWISKASTAAVCLGLFALLSTMVVTTPWAISAVTPIGDGAIVAIGKHFFTDFLLPFELVSVLLLIAMVGAIIIARRDLLPNEIAGDEQPALTLPERPRELVSGSQK from the coding sequence ATGAATTTAGCGGATGGAGTTCAACTAGTCTCGTTCATAGTGCTAACAGTCATGATGCTGGGAGGCGCTTTGGGCGTAGTCTTACTGTCGAATATTGTCTACTCGGCGTTTTTGCTGGCATTAGTGTTCATTAGTATGTCGGGGCTTTATATTTTGCTGAATGCTGCCTTTGTCGCAGCAGCACAAATTCTGGTTTATGTAGGAGCCGTCAATGTCTTGATTCTGTTTGGAATCATGTTGGTCAATAAGCGCCAAGACTTTACTGAAGTGCCCAAAGCTTGGATTAGCAAAGCTTCAACCGCTGCGGTCTGCCTTGGGCTTTTTGCCTTGCTTAGCACGATGGTAGTCACAACACCCTGGGCAATCTCTGCGGTTACCCCTATTGGCGATGGCGCGATCGTGGCGATCGGCAAACACTTCTTCACGGATTTTCTTTTACCCTTCGAGTTAGTCTCGGTGCTGTTATTAATCGCCATGGTTGGAGCGATCATTATTGCCCGTCGCGACTTGCTGCCCAATGAAATCGCTGGAGACGAGCAGCCTGCCCTAACTCTCCCTGAGCGCCCCAGGGAATTGGTTTCGGGTAGCCAAAAATAA
- the nuoH gene encoding NADH-quinone oxidoreductase subunit NuoH, giving the protein MNSGIDLQASFVELLSGLGLSAEVAKAVWLPLPMLLIVAAVTVLALVSTWLERKISAAAQQRIGPEFAGPLGILIPAADVIKLLFKEDMSVAKADPWLFAIAPFLVFTPIFLSYIIVPFGQNLIITDLGMGVFMWISLSSIAPIGLLMAGYSSNNKYSLLGGLRAAAQSISYEIPLSLSVLAVVMMSNSLSTIDIVNQQASYGILSWNIWRQPVGFIIFWIAALAECERIPFDLPEAEEELVAGYQTEYSSVKFMLFYAGSYANLVLSALLVAILYLGGWESPIPVSGLANLLNVSETTPWLQLITASLGIVMTLFKAYLMVFIAILLRWTVPRVRIDQLLDLGWKFLLPVSLVNLLLTAALKLTFPVAFGG; this is encoded by the coding sequence ATGAACTCAGGAATCGATTTACAAGCAAGTTTCGTAGAACTCCTGTCGGGGCTAGGACTATCCGCCGAGGTTGCAAAAGCCGTCTGGCTGCCCCTACCCATGCTCCTCATCGTGGCAGCAGTCACGGTTTTAGCGCTCGTTTCGACTTGGTTAGAACGAAAAATTTCTGCTGCTGCTCAACAGCGGATTGGTCCCGAATTTGCGGGGCCTTTGGGGATATTAATTCCCGCTGCAGACGTGATCAAGCTGCTGTTTAAAGAAGACATGTCGGTTGCAAAAGCTGATCCCTGGTTATTTGCGATCGCACCCTTCCTTGTCTTTACCCCCATTTTTCTGTCCTACATCATCGTCCCCTTCGGGCAAAACCTGATCATTACTGACTTGGGGATGGGCGTGTTTATGTGGATTTCTCTCTCCAGCATTGCCCCTATCGGGCTACTGATGGCAGGTTATTCTTCTAACAATAAATACTCCCTTTTAGGCGGGCTACGGGCTGCGGCACAGTCTATCAGCTACGAAATCCCCCTCTCCTTATCGGTGTTAGCAGTCGTCATGATGTCCAACTCCCTCAGCACCATCGACATTGTTAACCAGCAAGCCAGCTACGGCATCCTCAGTTGGAACATCTGGCGGCAACCTGTTGGCTTCATCATCTTTTGGATTGCAGCCCTAGCTGAATGCGAACGTATTCCCTTTGATCTTCCCGAAGCTGAAGAAGAGCTAGTTGCAGGCTACCAAACTGAGTACAGTTCGGTTAAGTTCATGCTGTTCTACGCAGGCTCCTACGCAAACCTTGTCCTCTCTGCCCTGCTGGTCGCTATCTTGTACTTAGGCGGCTGGGAATCTCCTATCCCAGTTAGCGGACTCGCCAATTTGCTCAACGTCAGCGAGACAACTCCCTGGCTGCAACTCATCACAGCCAGCCTTGGCATTGTGATGACCCTCTTCAAGGCTTACCTGATGGTGTTCATCGCCATCTTGTTGCGCTGGACTGTTCCCCGTGTGCGAATTGACCAATTGTTAGACTTAGGCTGGAAGTTCCTTCTACCCGTGTCTCTCGTCAACCTCCTGCTAACCGCAGCCCTCAAACTCACCTTCCCTGTGGCATTTGGGGGCTAA
- a CDS encoding NAD(+) kinase — MRLDQVIIIHKAGDALSKRCAEQYAHELEKRNCKVLLGPSGPKDNPFPVFLASVHAIDLALVLGGDGTTLSAARHLAPEGIPILAVNVGGHLGFLTEPSDELQDSEAVWDRLLEDRFAVQQRMMLQARAFEGSRSNLEPMSDRYLALNEMCVKPASADRMITSILEMEIDGEVVDQYQGDGLLVATPTGSTCYTLAAKGPIVHPGMDAIIVTPICALSLSSRPIVLPAGSVVSIWPLADRELTTKLWMDGVLGTSIWPGQRVDIRMADRPAEFIVLRQSHSYYQTLREKLQWAGALVRYDNNHRN, encoded by the coding sequence GTGCGTTTAGATCAGGTCATCATTATTCACAAGGCGGGCGATGCGCTGAGCAAACGCTGCGCTGAACAGTATGCTCACGAGCTAGAAAAGCGCAATTGCAAAGTTCTTCTAGGGCCTAGCGGTCCGAAGGATAACCCTTTCCCCGTCTTTTTAGCCTCTGTACACGCAATTGACCTGGCGCTAGTTTTGGGTGGTGATGGGACGACGCTTTCGGCGGCGCGGCATTTAGCACCTGAAGGCATTCCCATTTTGGCGGTTAACGTGGGTGGGCATCTGGGGTTTTTAACAGAGCCTTCTGATGAACTTCAAGACTCTGAGGCAGTTTGGGATCGACTATTGGAGGATCGGTTTGCTGTGCAGCAGCGAATGATGTTGCAGGCAAGGGCGTTTGAGGGCAGTCGATCGAACCTGGAACCCATGAGCGATCGCTACCTGGCTCTCAATGAAATGTGTGTCAAACCTGCCTCCGCCGATCGCATGATCACTTCCATCCTTGAAATGGAAATTGATGGAGAAGTGGTCGATCAGTACCAGGGCGATGGGCTGCTGGTGGCAACTCCCACTGGCTCTACCTGTTACACCCTGGCGGCAAAAGGCCCGATCGTCCACCCTGGCATGGATGCCATTATTGTCACTCCCATTTGCGCCCTCAGCCTTTCCAGCCGCCCGATCGTTCTGCCTGCGGGTTCCGTTGTCAGCATTTGGCCTCTAGCCGATCGAGAACTGACCACTAAGCTGTGGATGGATGGCGTTCTTGGCACTTCTATTTGGCCGGGTCAGCGGGTCGATATTCGCATGGCAGACCGCCCTGCCGAGTTTATCGTCCTTCGCCAGAGCCACTCGTACTACCAAACACTTCGAGAAAAATTGCAGTGGGCTGGAGCATTAGTTCGGTACGATAATAATCATCGAAATTAA
- a CDS encoding DUF4347 domain-containing protein, which yields MNFHLATKVLVVDSAVTDYQSLIESVGTDTEVIVLEAEQDGVAQITQILDDRQNIQTLHILSHGESGSLKLGNVSLNLQSLKRYASAIRSWATALAENADILLYGCKVAAGAWGQHFVEQLSTLTGANIAASTNLTGSAALGGDWHLEFTTGKLRSPLAFQPEAMNAYEAVLVTFLNETFTGSDVTDRNWLFGVDQPGNQSRANPFLTASPTVTAPAGGLAGNPGTLDPVGQGVLRLTNVSNDQAAFVLYNRALPANAGLSITFDLFAYGGTGADGLSFFLIDGAASPTTAGAFGGSLGYANRTDATASPGVQGGFIGIGFDEFGNFSNPNEGRIGTAPGSGFVSDAIAIRGSEASGYTFLTNNQLAFGIDTPGAGVTREQARRRVRIDITQAGLLSVQIDSNQDNDFNDPGERPITNFNVSNINGLTPATLKFGFAASTGSLTNFHEVRNLSITDDTTDPLVPPIVPPPVVPPPVVPPPIISPPPNPGERDQGCLPGEKIVGNNRNNRLRGVAFREDPIFGRRGNDNIKGLSCSDNLNGGLGDDRVFGGSGNDLIRGRRGRDRLVGNDGRDRILGQQSDDVIRGGKGNDVIDAGLGNDRVNGGQGNDIIRGRRGRDIIRGGNGNDIIRGQKSADKLLGGNGDDIITGGQGDDLITGGRGKDLLNGRGGADQFIYRNFNERNDRIRGFEVRRDLIVIGQIFSGDNYPSSQPFADYVRLSRLGSNTIVRVDTNGSAAGGFQALTRLENIDPSSLSESNFVF from the coding sequence ATGAATTTTCACTTAGCTACCAAAGTTCTGGTTGTTGATTCGGCAGTAACCGACTATCAAAGCTTGATTGAAAGCGTCGGTACAGATACCGAAGTGATTGTGCTTGAAGCCGAGCAGGATGGCGTAGCGCAAATAACTCAGATTTTGGACGATCGCCAAAATATTCAAACTCTGCACATTCTCTCGCACGGGGAATCTGGGTCACTGAAGTTAGGTAATGTCAGCCTCAATTTGCAGTCTCTCAAACGCTATGCTTCAGCCATTCGCAGTTGGGCAACCGCTTTGGCAGAAAACGCCGATATCTTGCTGTATGGCTGTAAAGTTGCTGCCGGTGCCTGGGGACAACACTTTGTTGAGCAGCTTAGCACCCTCACTGGGGCTAACATTGCCGCTTCTACTAACCTGACAGGCAGTGCAGCCCTGGGTGGCGACTGGCATTTAGAATTTACGACGGGAAAATTGCGATCGCCTCTAGCATTCCAGCCCGAGGCTATGAATGCCTACGAAGCAGTTTTAGTCACGTTTCTCAACGAAACTTTTACAGGCAGTGATGTTACCGATCGCAATTGGTTGTTTGGGGTTGATCAACCTGGTAACCAATCTCGCGCTAACCCTTTTCTAACAGCAAGCCCAACCGTTACTGCACCTGCTGGAGGGCTAGCAGGCAACCCAGGCACGCTTGATCCAGTAGGGCAAGGTGTGCTACGGCTCACCAATGTCAGTAATGATCAAGCTGCCTTTGTGCTTTACAATCGCGCTTTACCAGCTAACGCTGGACTCAGCATTACCTTTGACCTGTTTGCCTATGGGGGCACAGGAGCAGACGGACTCAGCTTTTTCTTAATTGATGGAGCAGCATCTCCTACAACCGCCGGAGCATTTGGTGGCTCTTTGGGCTATGCCAACCGAACCGATGCCACAGCTTCTCCAGGGGTACAGGGCGGCTTTATTGGCATTGGCTTTGATGAATTTGGCAACTTCTCAAATCCGAATGAGGGGCGCATAGGAACAGCACCTGGCAGCGGTTTCGTCAGCGATGCCATAGCCATTCGCGGAAGTGAAGCATCAGGTTATACCTTTCTCACGAACAACCAACTTGCTTTTGGTATTGATACTCCTGGGGCTGGAGTAACCCGAGAGCAAGCTCGCCGAAGGGTACGGATTGACATTACGCAGGCAGGTTTACTGTCCGTTCAAATTGACAGCAATCAAGACAATGACTTTAATGATCCGGGTGAGCGTCCCATTACTAACTTTAATGTTTCTAACATCAATGGTCTAACGCCTGCAACTCTCAAATTCGGCTTCGCTGCTAGCACGGGTAGCCTTACTAACTTCCATGAGGTCCGGAACTTATCAATTACTGACGACACCACCGATCCTCTTGTGCCACCGATTGTGCCACCGCCAGTCGTGCCACCGCCAGTCGTGCCACCGCCAATTATCAGCCCGCCGCCAAATCCAGGTGAGCGCGACCAAGGCTGTTTGCCAGGAGAAAAAATTGTCGGGAACAATCGAAACAACCGGCTCAGGGGCGTAGCGTTTCGGGAAGATCCGATCTTTGGACGACGCGGTAACGACAATATCAAGGGTTTGAGCTGTTCAGATAATTTGAATGGTGGCTTGGGGGATGATAGGGTTTTCGGCGGTTCTGGCAATGACTTAATTAGAGGGCGACGTGGGCGCGATCGCCTGGTCGGTAATGATGGCAGAGACAGGATTTTGGGTCAGCAGTCTGATGATGTTATCCGAGGAGGAAAGGGCAATGATGTCATCGACGCTGGGCTAGGCAACGATCGCGTCAACGGCGGACAAGGCAACGACATTATCCGGGGTCGCCGAGGTCGAGACATTATTAGAGGTGGCAACGGCAATGATATTATTCGGGGTCAAAAGAGTGCCGATAAGCTCTTAGGCGGTAATGGCGATGACATAATCACTGGCGGTCAGGGCGATGATTTGATTACGGGTGGACGTGGAAAAGACCTGTTGAACGGCAGAGGTGGAGCCGATCAATTTATCTATCGCAACTTCAACGAACGGAACGATCGGATCCGGGGGTTCGAGGTCCGTCGCGATTTAATTGTCATCGGTCAAATTTTCTCTGGAGATAACTACCCCAGTTCTCAACCCTTTGCTGACTATGTCCGACTCTCTCGATTAGGTTCTAACACCATTGTGCGAGTGGATACCAACGGCAGTGCTGCAGGTGGCTTTCAGGCGTTGACGAGGCTAGAGAACATTGATCCCTCCAGCCTCAGTGAATCTAACTTTGTGTTTTAA
- a CDS encoding glutamate--tRNA ligase, whose amino-acid sequence MAVGENSVRVRIAPSPTGKLHIGTARTAVFNWLVARHHGGTFVLRIEDTDVERSRPEYTENIREGLTWLGLTWDEGPFFQTERLELYQKSIQTLLDNGSAYFCFCTEAELEALRTAQEANGQAPRYDNRHRHLTPEQQQAFVAEGRLPVIRFKIDDDRQITWKDQVRDEVTWTGTDLGGDMVIARRAPFGEIGQPLYNFVVVVDDVDMKITHIIRGEDHVANTAKQILLYEALGASVPLFAHTPLILSPTGKKLSKRDGVTSIEDFRKMGYLPDAMVNYMTLLGWSPPDAQERFTLTEAAEQFGFERVNKAGAKFDWDKLNWLNSQYIHDMAIDRLTDLLIPLWQEAGYEFDPLDRSWLEQLTALIAPSLVRLNDAVDMSRYLFVPTIKYSEEAIAQIKQEGVATVLQALINILDTDSPLVETGAQELIQQVVKAAGVKKGVVMRSLRAALTCDMHGPDLIQSWLLLHQHKLDLSRLQRAQAQA is encoded by the coding sequence ATGGCTGTTGGGGAAAATTCTGTTCGGGTTCGTATTGCACCCAGTCCAACCGGGAAACTTCATATTGGCACTGCCCGGACTGCCGTTTTTAATTGGTTGGTTGCTCGTCATCATGGCGGCACTTTCGTTTTACGCATTGAAGATACTGACGTAGAGCGATCGCGCCCCGAATATACCGAGAACATTCGTGAAGGCTTAACCTGGCTGGGGCTAACCTGGGATGAAGGACCCTTCTTCCAAACCGAGCGCCTGGAGCTTTACCAAAAATCCATCCAAACCCTTTTAGATAATGGCTCAGCCTATTTCTGCTTCTGCACCGAAGCCGAGCTAGAAGCTCTGCGAACCGCCCAAGAAGCCAACGGACAAGCGCCCCGCTACGACAATCGCCACCGTCACCTCACGCCTGAGCAGCAGCAAGCCTTTGTTGCTGAAGGACGGCTCCCTGTGATCCGCTTTAAGATTGACGACGATCGCCAGATTACTTGGAAAGATCAAGTGCGCGACGAAGTCACCTGGACGGGTACTGACTTAGGGGGCGACATGGTGATTGCCCGCCGTGCGCCCTTCGGCGAAATTGGTCAACCCCTCTATAACTTTGTCGTTGTTGTAGATGACGTGGACATGAAAATCACCCACATTATTCGGGGTGAAGATCATGTTGCCAATACTGCTAAGCAGATTTTGCTGTACGAAGCGCTGGGCGCGTCAGTCCCTTTGTTTGCCCATACTCCCCTGATCCTCAGTCCCACAGGGAAGAAACTCTCTAAGCGGGATGGAGTCACCTCCATTGAAGACTTCCGCAAAATGGGCTATCTACCGGATGCTATGGTCAACTACATGACTTTACTGGGTTGGTCGCCCCCTGATGCCCAGGAGCGTTTCACTTTAACGGAGGCGGCTGAACAATTTGGCTTTGAGCGAGTCAACAAAGCCGGGGCAAAGTTTGACTGGGACAAGCTGAACTGGCTCAACAGTCAATATATTCACGACATGGCGATCGATCGCCTCACAGATTTGCTCATTCCCCTTTGGCAGGAAGCAGGCTATGAGTTTGACCCACTCGATCGCTCCTGGCTCGAACAACTCACCGCTTTAATTGCCCCTAGCCTCGTCCGCCTAAATGATGCCGTTGATATGAGCCGCTATTTATTTGTGCCAACGATAAAATATTCCGAGGAAGCGATCGCCCAGATCAAACAAGAAGGCGTTGCTACCGTACTGCAAGCGTTGATCAATATCCTAGATACTGATTCACCCTTGGTTGAGACAGGAGCTCAAGAGTTAATTCAGCAAGTCGTGAAAGCTGCGGGGGTCAAGAAGGGCGTTGTGATGCGATCGCTCCGGGCTGCTCTCACCTGTGACATGCACGGGCCCGATCTGATTCAATCCTGGCTGCTCCTCCATCAGCACAAGCTTGATCTCTCTCGGTTACAACGAGCCCAAGCCCAAGCATGA
- a CDS encoding ParM/StbA family protein — protein MAVSHSSAASQTVLSVDLGRTSTKTCVSRHPDQVVLIPANVAHLTVEQVRRGGFESLATDPLVDIWLEFQGNGYAIGQLAADFGANLGVGQSKVEDALVKVLACVGYFNLSGKVSVVLGLPYLSQEQFDREKEQITSLLRSPHVMSYRGEFVAVEIERVWVMPEGFGSLIWSEAQDKKASSPDFPNLSIAVVDIGHQTTDFLMVDRFRFSRGASKSEPFAMSQFYEQVAAQIQGADSQSLSLIEAVHRPDGERFFRPRGTTKPTNLDDFLPSLRKNFARELSDLLVAWLPERVTDVVVSGGGGEFFWNDFRPLLKDARLKGHLAKPSRQANALGQYIYGEAQIVALKSKLSATAQ, from the coding sequence ATGGCAGTCAGTCATTCTTCCGCTGCATCACAGACTGTTTTGAGTGTCGATTTGGGGCGCACCTCCACCAAAACTTGTGTGAGTCGTCATCCTGATCAGGTTGTTCTCATTCCAGCAAATGTGGCTCATCTAACGGTTGAACAAGTTCGAAGAGGGGGGTTTGAGTCGCTAGCGACCGACCCACTCGTGGATATTTGGTTAGAGTTTCAAGGCAATGGTTACGCGATCGGTCAACTGGCAGCAGACTTTGGAGCCAACCTGGGCGTGGGTCAATCTAAAGTTGAGGATGCCTTGGTTAAAGTGCTTGCCTGTGTGGGCTATTTCAATTTAAGTGGGAAAGTTTCTGTCGTGTTGGGGCTGCCATATCTATCCCAGGAGCAGTTTGACCGGGAGAAGGAACAGATTACGAGCTTATTGCGATCGCCCCACGTGATGAGCTATCGAGGCGAATTTGTAGCAGTGGAGATCGAGCGGGTTTGGGTGATGCCAGAAGGTTTTGGCAGCCTGATCTGGTCGGAAGCGCAGGACAAAAAAGCCTCTAGCCCTGATTTCCCTAATCTGTCGATCGCCGTGGTCGATATTGGGCATCAAACGACAGATTTCTTAATGGTCGATCGCTTCCGGTTTTCCCGGGGTGCGTCTAAGAGCGAACCTTTTGCCATGAGCCAATTTTATGAACAGGTTGCCGCACAGATTCAGGGAGCAGACAGTCAGTCGCTATCGCTGATCGAAGCCGTGCATCGTCCTGATGGAGAGCGCTTTTTTAGACCCAGAGGCACCACAAAGCCCACCAACTTAGATGATTTTTTGCCCAGCCTCCGCAAAAACTTTGCCCGTGAGTTGTCCGATCTACTGGTGGCATGGTTGCCAGAACGAGTGACAGATGTTGTCGTTAGCGGCGGTGGCGGCGAGTTCTTTTGGAACGATTTTCGCCCTTTATTAAAAGATGCGCGGCTCAAAGGACATTTAGCGAAACCTTCTCGTCAAGCTAATGCTTTAGGGCAATACATTTATGGTGAAGCACAGATTGTAGCTCTCAAGAGCAAGCTGTCCGCTACGGCACAATGA
- the nuoK gene encoding NADH-quinone oxidoreductase subunit NuoK: protein MQLQYFLIIAAALFCVGIYGLVTSRNAIRVLMSIELLLNSVNLNLMAFSNFLDPEGIRGQVFAVFVITIAAAEAAVGLAIVLSIYRNRGTVDMEQFNLLKW, encoded by the coding sequence CTGCAACTTCAATATTTTCTCATCATTGCTGCTGCCCTCTTCTGCGTGGGCATCTATGGTTTAGTCACGAGCCGCAATGCCATTCGGGTGTTGATGTCAATTGAGCTATTGCTTAACTCCGTCAACCTCAACTTAATGGCATTCTCTAATTTTCTTGACCCAGAAGGAATTCGAGGACAGGTATTCGCGGTTTTTGTCATTACCATTGCAGCGGCAGAAGCAGCCGTGGGATTGGCGATCGTTCTGTCGATTTACCGCAATCGAGGCACAGTAGATATGGAGCAATTTAACTTGCTGAAGTGGTAG